Proteins co-encoded in one Gossypium arboreum isolate Shixiya-1 chromosome 11, ASM2569848v2, whole genome shotgun sequence genomic window:
- the LOC108473203 gene encoding uncharacterized protein LOC108473203, with protein sequence MLAAKPDGSCSPSFFPMNSSPLTFWIGTMLGKVSNSCRYFKWLGKTTGRLDEMQCGWGFGILVCDPSGHFVKGLSGSLGVGMEQKLIKIMSIREALSSLHESIARRLSMLVLN encoded by the exons ATGCTGGCCGCAAAACCAGATGGAAGTTGCAGCCCTTCTTTCTTTCCAATGAATTCCAGCCCCTTAACATTCTG GATTGGAACGATGCTTGGGAAAGTTTCAAACAGCTGCAGGTACTTCAAATGGCTGGGAAAGACCACCGGAAGGTTGGATGAAATGCAATGTGGATGGGGCTTTGGGATTCTTGTTTGTGACCCCTCTGGCCATTTTGTCAAAGGCTTGTCTGGATCGTTGGGGGTCGGGATGGAACAGAAACTTATTAAAATCATGTCGATAAGAGAGGCTTTGTCTTCGCTGCATGAATCGATTGCCAGGAGGCTGTCCATGCTAGTACTAAACTGA
- the LOC108470946 gene encoding uncharacterized protein LOC108470946 isoform X3 has product MKNDDTLPTTTATTTTALANVKKESSDSSLFGKGRYKFWALAAILLLAFWSMFTGTVTLRWSAGNLNRFSDDFDSHIHDDLDVLEMEEREKVVKHMWDVYTNSRRIRLPRFWQEAFEAAYEELTSDVPGVREDAVSEIAKMSIRSVDLDPLPVQPTSLRSN; this is encoded by the exons atgaagaatGACGATACTCTGCCGACGACAACTGCAACGACAACAACGGCGTTAGCGAATGTGAAGAAGGAAAGCTCAGATTCGAGTTTATTTGGTAAAGGTCGTTACAAGTTCTGGGCTTTAGCGGCGATTTTGTTATTGGCATTCTGGTCGATGTTCACCGGCACCGTTACTCTGCGGTGGTCAGCCGGTAACCTCAACCGTTTTTCAGATGATTTTGATAGCCATATTCACGACGATCTAGACGTTCTC GAAATGGAGGAGAGAGAGAAGGTGGTGAAGCACATGTGGGATGTGTACACTAACAGCCGTCGGATTAGATTACCTAGGTTTTGGCAAGAGGCATTTGAGGCTGCCTACGAGGAGTTGACCAGTGATGTGCCTGGGGTTAGAGAGGATGCAGTTAGTGAGATCGCTAAGATGTCCATACGCTCCGTGGATCTTGATCCTCTTCCAGTCCAACCAACG